One genomic window of Meles meles chromosome 15, mMelMel3.1 paternal haplotype, whole genome shotgun sequence includes the following:
- the TMEM214 gene encoding transmembrane protein 214 isoform X1, translated as MAAKGAGGGRWEVVKKGRRPGAGGSGRSGGGDRRALGEANGVWKYDLTPPIQTTSTLYERGFERILKRQNKEQVPPPAVEPKKPGNKKQTKKVATLSNQNQKQSRFRSLEEALKALDIAALQKELDKSQSVFCGNPSVWLKDLASYLNYKLQAPLSEPTLSQHTHDYPYSLVSRELRGIIRGLLAKAAGSVELFFDHCLFTMLQELDKTPGESLHGYRICIQAVLQDRPKIATMNLGKFLELLRSHQNRPAKCLTIMWAVGQAGFTNLPEGLKVWLGIMLPVLGIKSLSPFAIAYLDRLLLMHPNLTKGFGMIGPKDFFPLLDFAYMPNNSLTPSLQEQLCQLYPRLKVLAFGAKPESTLHMYFPSFLSRATPSCPPEMKKELLSSLTECLTVDPLSASVWRQLYPKHLSQSSLLLEHLLKSWERIPKKTQRSLQETIQSFKLTNQELLRKGSGNSQEAATCDAACKGLLQQARGYRLPWTQLLLLVLIFVIGFLCHDFQSHSSFQASLSGRLLRSSGFLPAGQQVCARVYSYSLRGYSWLEETLPAWGSHLLTVVRPGLQLAWAHTNATVSFLSAHCASSLAWFGDSLTSLSQRIQLPNPLIQLLQSLRELLLLLYQNVLLPWWLILLEALAQAQEHCHEACRGEVTWDCVKTQLSEAALWVWLRLQDITMAFLDWALAMISQQ; from the exons ATGGCAGCCaagggggctggtggggggcgCTGGGAGGTGGTGAAGAAGGGGCGGCGGCCCGGAGCCGGCGGCAGTGGTAGAAGCGGCGGAGGGGACCGCCGGGCTCTCGGGGAGGCGAACGGTGTGTGGAAATACGACCTGACCC CTCCAATCCAGACGACGAGCACCCTTTACGAGCGGGGCTTTGAGAGAATCCTGAAGCGGCAGAATAAGGAGCAAGTTCCACCCCCTGCTGTGGAGCCTAAGAAACCAGGGAACAAGAAGCAGACTAAGAAGGTGGCAACCCTCAGCAACCAAAACCAGAAGCAGAGTCGCTTCCGCAGCCTGGAAGAGGCACTGAAAGCT CTGGACATAGCAGCTCTGCAGAAGGAACTGGACAAGAGCCAAAGCGTCTTCTGTGGGAACCCATCCGTGTGGTTGAAGGACCTGGCCAGCTATCTCAACTACAAGCTCCAGGCACCTCTAAGTGAACCCACACTAAGCCAGCATACTCACG ATTACCCCTACAGCCTGGTGAGTCGGGAGCTGCGTGGGATCATCCGAGGACTACTGGCCAAGGCAGCAGGGTCTGTGGAGCTCTTTTTTGACCACTGTCTGTTCACGATGCTGCAGGAGCTGGATAAGACACCAG GGGAGTCACTACATGGTTACCGCATATGTATCCAGGCCGTTCTGCAAGACAGGCCCAAGATTGCCACCATGAACCTGGGCAAG TTCCTAGAACTGCTAAGGTCTCACCAGAACCGACCTGCGAAGTGTCTGACCATCATGTGGGCCGTGGGTCAGGCAGGTTTTACCAACCTCCCAGAAGGACTGAAAG TGTGGCTAGGGATCATGCTGCCTGTGCTGGGCATCAAGTCTCTGTCTCCCTTCGCCATTGCATATCTGGATCGGCTGCTCCT GATGCACCCCAACCTCACTAAGGGCTTCGGCATGATTGGCCCCAAGGACTTCTTTCCACTTCTGGACTTTGCCTACATGCCCAACAACTCCCTGACACCCAG cctgcagGAGCAGCTCTGCCAGCTCTACCCCCGACTGAAGGTGCTGGCATTTGGGGCGAAGCCGGAATCCACCCTGCATATGTACTTCCCCTCCTTCCTGTCCAGAGCCACCCCTAGCTGCCCTCCTGAGATGAAGAAAGAG CTCCTGAGCAGCCTGACCGAGTGCCTGACGGTGGACCCCCTCAGCGCCAGTGTCTGGAGGCAGCTGTACCCCAAGCACTTGTCACAGtccag CCTGCTGTTGGAGCACCTGCTCAAGTCGTGGGAGCGGATTCCCAAGAAG ACGCAGAGGTCTTTGCAGGAAACCATTCAGTCCTTCAAGCTTACCAACCAGGAGCTGCTAAGGAAGGGCAGTGGCAACAGTCAGGAGGCCGCCACCTGTGACGCAGCCTGTAAG GGCCTCTTGCAGCAGGCACGGGGCTACCGGCTGCCCTGGACACAGCTCCTCCTATTGGTGCTGATCTTTGTCATAGGTTTCCTGTGCCATGACTTCCAGTCACACAGCTCTTTCCAGG CCTCCCTTTCTGGTCGGTTGCTTCGATCATCTGGCTTCTTGCCTGCTGGCCAGCAAGTGTGTGCCAGGGTCTACTCCTACAGCCTGCGGGGCTACAG CTGGCTAGAGGAGACATTGCCGGCTTGGGGCTCCCACCTTCTGACCGTGGTGAGGCCCGGTTTGCAGCTGGCCTGGGCCCACACCAATGCCACAGTCAGCTTTCTTTCTGCCCACTGTGCCTCCTCCCTTGCCTGGTTTGGTGACAGCCTCACCAGCCTCTCCCAGAGG ATCCAGCTCCCCAATCCCCTTATCCAGCTGCTCCAGTCTCTGAGGGAGCTGCTCCTGCTTCTTTACCAGAATGTGCTGCTGCCATGGTGGCTCATACTGTTGGAGGCCCTGGCCCAGGCCCAGGAGCACTGCCATGAGGCGTGCAG AGGTGAAGTGACCTGGGATTGCGTGAAGACACAGCTCAGTGAGGCTGCCCTCTGGGTCTGGCTCCGCCTACAGGACATCACCATGGCTTTCTTGGACTGGGCACTTGCCATGATCTCCCAGCAATAG
- the TMEM214 gene encoding transmembrane protein 214 isoform X2, with protein sequence MAAKGAGGGRWEVVKKGRRPGAGGSGRSGGGDRRALGEANGVWKYDLTPPIQTTSTLYERGFERILKRQNKEQVPPPAVEPKKPGNKKQTKKVATLSNQNQKQSRFRSLEEALKALDIAALQKELDKSQSVFCGNPSVWLKDLASYLNYKLQAPLSEPTLSQHTHDYPYSLVSRELRGIIRGLLAKAAGSVELFFDHCLFTMLQELDKTPGESLHGYRICIQAVLQDRPKIATMNLGKFLELLRSHQNRPAKCLTIMWAVGQAGFTNLPEGLKVWLGIMLPVLGIKSLSPFAIAYLDRLLLMHPNLTKGFGMIGPKDFFPLLDFAYMPNNSLTPSLQEQLCQLYPRLKVLAFGAKPESTLHMYFPSFLSRATPSCPPEMKKELLSSLTECLTVDPLSASVWRQLYPKHLSQSSLLLEHLLKSWERIPKKTQRSLQETIQSFKLTNQELLRKGSGNSQEAATCDAACKGLLQQARGYRLPWTQLLLLVLIFVIGFLCHDFQSHSSFQASLSGRLLRSSGFLPAGQQVCARVYSYSLRGYSWLEETLPAWGSHLLTVVRPGLQLAWAHTNATVSFLSAHCASSLAWFGDSLTSLSQRNVLLPWWLILLEALAQAQEHCHEACRGEVTWDCVKTQLSEAALWVWLRLQDITMAFLDWALAMISQQ encoded by the exons ATGGCAGCCaagggggctggtggggggcgCTGGGAGGTGGTGAAGAAGGGGCGGCGGCCCGGAGCCGGCGGCAGTGGTAGAAGCGGCGGAGGGGACCGCCGGGCTCTCGGGGAGGCGAACGGTGTGTGGAAATACGACCTGACCC CTCCAATCCAGACGACGAGCACCCTTTACGAGCGGGGCTTTGAGAGAATCCTGAAGCGGCAGAATAAGGAGCAAGTTCCACCCCCTGCTGTGGAGCCTAAGAAACCAGGGAACAAGAAGCAGACTAAGAAGGTGGCAACCCTCAGCAACCAAAACCAGAAGCAGAGTCGCTTCCGCAGCCTGGAAGAGGCACTGAAAGCT CTGGACATAGCAGCTCTGCAGAAGGAACTGGACAAGAGCCAAAGCGTCTTCTGTGGGAACCCATCCGTGTGGTTGAAGGACCTGGCCAGCTATCTCAACTACAAGCTCCAGGCACCTCTAAGTGAACCCACACTAAGCCAGCATACTCACG ATTACCCCTACAGCCTGGTGAGTCGGGAGCTGCGTGGGATCATCCGAGGACTACTGGCCAAGGCAGCAGGGTCTGTGGAGCTCTTTTTTGACCACTGTCTGTTCACGATGCTGCAGGAGCTGGATAAGACACCAG GGGAGTCACTACATGGTTACCGCATATGTATCCAGGCCGTTCTGCAAGACAGGCCCAAGATTGCCACCATGAACCTGGGCAAG TTCCTAGAACTGCTAAGGTCTCACCAGAACCGACCTGCGAAGTGTCTGACCATCATGTGGGCCGTGGGTCAGGCAGGTTTTACCAACCTCCCAGAAGGACTGAAAG TGTGGCTAGGGATCATGCTGCCTGTGCTGGGCATCAAGTCTCTGTCTCCCTTCGCCATTGCATATCTGGATCGGCTGCTCCT GATGCACCCCAACCTCACTAAGGGCTTCGGCATGATTGGCCCCAAGGACTTCTTTCCACTTCTGGACTTTGCCTACATGCCCAACAACTCCCTGACACCCAG cctgcagGAGCAGCTCTGCCAGCTCTACCCCCGACTGAAGGTGCTGGCATTTGGGGCGAAGCCGGAATCCACCCTGCATATGTACTTCCCCTCCTTCCTGTCCAGAGCCACCCCTAGCTGCCCTCCTGAGATGAAGAAAGAG CTCCTGAGCAGCCTGACCGAGTGCCTGACGGTGGACCCCCTCAGCGCCAGTGTCTGGAGGCAGCTGTACCCCAAGCACTTGTCACAGtccag CCTGCTGTTGGAGCACCTGCTCAAGTCGTGGGAGCGGATTCCCAAGAAG ACGCAGAGGTCTTTGCAGGAAACCATTCAGTCCTTCAAGCTTACCAACCAGGAGCTGCTAAGGAAGGGCAGTGGCAACAGTCAGGAGGCCGCCACCTGTGACGCAGCCTGTAAG GGCCTCTTGCAGCAGGCACGGGGCTACCGGCTGCCCTGGACACAGCTCCTCCTATTGGTGCTGATCTTTGTCATAGGTTTCCTGTGCCATGACTTCCAGTCACACAGCTCTTTCCAGG CCTCCCTTTCTGGTCGGTTGCTTCGATCATCTGGCTTCTTGCCTGCTGGCCAGCAAGTGTGTGCCAGGGTCTACTCCTACAGCCTGCGGGGCTACAG CTGGCTAGAGGAGACATTGCCGGCTTGGGGCTCCCACCTTCTGACCGTGGTGAGGCCCGGTTTGCAGCTGGCCTGGGCCCACACCAATGCCACAGTCAGCTTTCTTTCTGCCCACTGTGCCTCCTCCCTTGCCTGGTTTGGTGACAGCCTCACCAGCCTCTCCCAGAGG AATGTGCTGCTGCCATGGTGGCTCATACTGTTGGAGGCCCTGGCCCAGGCCCAGGAGCACTGCCATGAGGCGTGCAG AGGTGAAGTGACCTGGGATTGCGTGAAGACACAGCTCAGTGAGGCTGCCCTCTGGGTCTGGCTCCGCCTACAGGACATCACCATGGCTTTCTTGGACTGGGCACTTGCCATGATCTCCCAGCAATAG
- the MAPRE3 gene encoding microtubule-associated protein RP/EB family member 3 isoform X1, protein MAVNVYSTSVTSENLSRHDMLAWVNDSLHLNYTKIEQLCSGAAYCQFMDMLFPGCVHLRKVKFQAKLEHEYIHNFKVLQAAFKKMGVDKIIPVEKLVKGKFQDNFEFIQWFKKFFDANYDGKDYNPLLARQGQDVAPPPNPGDQIFNKSKKLIGTAVPQRTSPTGPKNMQTSGRLSNVAPPCILRKNPPSARNGGHETDAQILELNQQLLDLKLTVDGLEKERDFYFSKLRDIELICQEHESENSPVISGIIGILYATEEGFAPPEDDEIEEHQQEDQDEY, encoded by the exons ATGGCCGTCAATGTGTACTCCACATCTGTGACCAGTGAAAATCTGAGTCGCCATGATATGCTTGCATGGGTCAATGACTCCCTGCACCTCAATTATACCAAGATAGAGCAGCTCTGTTCAG GGGCAGCCTACTGCCAGTTCATGGACATGCTGTTCCCCGGCTGTGTGCACTTGAGGAAGGTGAAGTTCCAGGCCAAACTGGAGCATGAATACATCCACAACTTCAAGGTGCTGCAAGCAGCTTTCAAGAAGATGGGTGTGGACAAA ATAATTCCCGTAGAGAAATTAGTGAAAGGAAAATTCCAAGATAATTTTGAGTTTATTCAGTGGTTTAAGAAATTCTTTGACGCAAACTATGATGGAAAGGATTACAACCCTCTGCTGGCGCGGCAGGGCCAGGACGTAGCGCCACCTCCTAACCCAGGTGATCAGATCTTCAACAAATCCAAGAAACTCATTGGCACAGCAG TTCCCCAGAGGACGTCCCCCACAGGCCCCAAAAATATGCAGACCTCTGGTCGGCTGAGCAATGTGGCCCCACCCTGCATCCTCCGGAAGAATCCCCCATCAGCCCGGAACGGCGGCCACGAGACCGATGCCCAGATTCTTGAACTCAACCAGCAG CTATTGGACTTGAAGCTGACCGTGGATGGGCTGGAGAAGGAGCGTGACTTCTACTTCAGCAAACTTCGAGACATCGAGCTCATCTGCCAGGAGCATGAAAGTGAGAACAGCCCCGTTATCTCGGGCATCATTGGCATTCTCTATGCCACTGAG GAAGGATTTGCACCCCCTGAGGACGATGAGATTGAGGAACACCAACAGGAAGACCAGGACGAGTACTGA
- the MAPRE3 gene encoding microtubule-associated protein RP/EB family member 3 isoform X2 has protein sequence MAVNVYSTSVTSENLSRHDMLAWVNDSLHLNYTKIEQLCSGAAYCQFMDMLFPGCVHLRKVKFQAKLEHEYIHNFKVLQAAFKKMGVDKIIPVEKLVKGKFQDNFEFIQWFKKFFDANYDGKDYNPLLARQGQDVAPPPNPVPQRTSPTGPKNMQTSGRLSNVAPPCILRKNPPSARNGGHETDAQILELNQQLLDLKLTVDGLEKERDFYFSKLRDIELICQEHESENSPVISGIIGILYATEEGFAPPEDDEIEEHQQEDQDEY, from the exons ATGGCCGTCAATGTGTACTCCACATCTGTGACCAGTGAAAATCTGAGTCGCCATGATATGCTTGCATGGGTCAATGACTCCCTGCACCTCAATTATACCAAGATAGAGCAGCTCTGTTCAG GGGCAGCCTACTGCCAGTTCATGGACATGCTGTTCCCCGGCTGTGTGCACTTGAGGAAGGTGAAGTTCCAGGCCAAACTGGAGCATGAATACATCCACAACTTCAAGGTGCTGCAAGCAGCTTTCAAGAAGATGGGTGTGGACAAA ATAATTCCCGTAGAGAAATTAGTGAAAGGAAAATTCCAAGATAATTTTGAGTTTATTCAGTGGTTTAAGAAATTCTTTGACGCAAACTATGATGGAAAGGATTACAACCCTCTGCTGGCGCGGCAGGGCCAGGACGTAGCGCCACCTCCTAACCCAG TTCCCCAGAGGACGTCCCCCACAGGCCCCAAAAATATGCAGACCTCTGGTCGGCTGAGCAATGTGGCCCCACCCTGCATCCTCCGGAAGAATCCCCCATCAGCCCGGAACGGCGGCCACGAGACCGATGCCCAGATTCTTGAACTCAACCAGCAG CTATTGGACTTGAAGCTGACCGTGGATGGGCTGGAGAAGGAGCGTGACTTCTACTTCAGCAAACTTCGAGACATCGAGCTCATCTGCCAGGAGCATGAAAGTGAGAACAGCCCCGTTATCTCGGGCATCATTGGCATTCTCTATGCCACTGAG GAAGGATTTGCACCCCCTGAGGACGATGAGATTGAGGAACACCAACAGGAAGACCAGGACGAGTACTGA